In Corallococcus silvisoli, the genomic stretch CCCCGCACCAGGGGCTCCCAGCCGCGGTGGCGGGGCACCCCCGGGGTGGGTGGCGCCTCCGTGGCGGCGAGGAGCAGCGCCGGGCCCTCGTAGGGCCCCGGGACGTAGCGGTCCATGGCGCGAAGGTTGGCCTGGTAGACGCGGAACAGGGCGCGCAATTGCTCGCGGCCGGTCGCTTCTTCCAGGAGGTGGGCCTGGATGCCCACCGCGAGGAGCGTGCCCAGCATGGCCTCGTCGTCCATGCCCTCCAGGGCCTCCTCCGACACGGGCAGGGTCAGGGAGAAGGCCTGGGCCACGGTCTGGGCGAAGGCGACGCGCACGCGTCCGTCGGGGTCCTTCGCCTGGGCCTCTCCGGGAGGCGGCTGCACCCCGGGAACGAAGGCATCCACGAGCGCCAGGAGCCCCACGGACTGCCCCTCCGCGCGCAGTTGCCGGGCCATCTCGTAGGCGATGGTGCCGCCGAGCGACCAGCCCGCGAGGAGGTACGGCCCTTCTGGCTGTTCGGCGCGGACGGCGGCCCGGTACAGGGCGGCCATCTCCTCCACGGTCTCCACCACGGCATGGCCGGCCTGGAGCCCTCGGGCCTGGATGCCGATGACGGGCTGGTGGGGGCCCAGCAGCCTCGCCAGCTCCGGGTACGCGAGCACGTTGCCGCCACCCGGGTGCACGAGGAACAGGGGCCTGCGTCCCGCGTCACCCTTCTCCAGCGGAACGAGCGGAGACCATCCTCCTGCTTCGTCGCGCAGCAGCTTCGCCAGTTCCTCCACGGTGGGATGCTGGAACAGCGCGGCCAGGGACACGGGGTGCCCCAGGTGCTCTCGAAGCGCGGCCACCATGCGGACCGCGAGCAGGGAGTGGCCGCCCAGCGCGAAGA encodes the following:
- a CDS encoding alpha/beta fold hydrolase — its product is KELPEYMVPSAICVLDALPLSANGKVDRKALPDLDVSASRAEDFVAPRDALEAQLAKVWEEVLGVRPVGVRTSFFALGGHSLLAVRMVAALREHLGHPVSLAALFQHPTVEELAKLLRDEAGGWSPLVPLEKGDAGRRPLFLVHPGGGNVLAYPELARLLGPHQPVIGIQARGLQAGHAVVETVEEMAALYRAAVRAEQPEGPYLLAGWSLGGTIAYEMARQLRAEGQSVGLLALVDAFVPGVQPPPGEAQAKDPDGRVRVAFAQTVAQAFSLTLPVSEEALEGMDDEAMLGTLLAVGIQAHLLEEATGREQLRALFRVYQANLRAMDRYVPGPYEGPALLLAATEAPPTPGVPRHRGWEPLVRGGLDVKDVAGGHHQLMQEPYVRHVAALLREALLEEKS